The stretch of DNA AGGTCGGCGTCATCGAGTCGAACGCCTCGGCGCACTCGGGATCGGTCAGCAGGACCTTGGCGTTCAGCAACGACATGCTGTGGTCGATCACATGACCGCGCTGGTTGTAGTTGAGCATGCCCGCGACGGCGCCCAGTTTGAGCGTGGCGAGGATAACCATGAGGTCGGTCGGGCTGTTCTTCGACAGGATGCCGACGACGTCGCCGACGCCGACGCCGCGCCCGGCCAGCACCGCCGCATACCGGTTCACCTGACGGTTCACCTCGCCGTACGACGACGATTCCCCATGCCAGCGGATGAACGGCCGATCGGGATGGTCGGCGGCCAGCCTGGCGAAGATCTGGCCGATGGTGTTCTTCTTGTCGCCGGACCGGAAAACCAGGCCGGGAGCGTGCCGGGCCATCGACGGAAGGTCCGGGACCATAGCGACGACGCCTTTGAGTAGATCGGCGACACCGACCTTCGTGGGCACTGTGTTCATCCTTGCTTCACTCCTCCCGACATGCGAATGCGCAACACCTTACCGGTGAGTCAGCTCAGCGACGGCATCGGCTGCCGTCTCGACGACGATGAGTCGCTCGAGTGACCTGGCCGACACGAATCCGCGGGAGCTCAGATCGTCGAGCCAGGCCAGCATCGGATCGTAGAAGCCGCGGTGGTTCACCATGATGACGGGTTTGTCGTGCTCACCGAGATACCCGCCGGTCCAGGTCTCGAAGAACTCTTCGAGAGTGCCGATGCCCCCGGGCAGGGTGATGAACGCGTCGGACCGCTCCTCCATCAGCCGTTTGCGCTCCCGCATGGTCTCGGTGACGACCATCTCGTCGGCGTCGAGGTCGGCGACCTCCTTGGCCATCAGATGCTCGGGGATGATGCCGAGCGTCGAACCGCCCGCCGCACGCGCCGCACGGGCCACACTCCCCATCATCGAGACGTTGCCACCGCCGGAGACCAGGGTGAATCCGGCCTCGGCGATCGCCGTCCCGGTGTCGGCGGCCAGTCGCAGGTACTCGGCGTCGACGGGGCCGGACGCACAGTAGACGCAGACGGCGCGGACGGTGTCGCTCATGCGCGGACCGCCTTCTCACACACCGCGCGCACGGCCTCCGCCGGGGTGTCGACGAGCGTCACCAGGTCCAGGTCGCCGGACGAGATCTTGCCCTCGGCGACGAGCGTCGTCCGGATCCAGTCCACCAGCGGACCCCAGAAGTCGCGGCCGATGAGCACGATCGGAAACCTGAGCACCTTGCCGGTCTGGACCAGCGTGAGCGCCTCCGACAGTTCGTCGAGGGTGCCGAATCCGCCCGGGAGGCAGACGAAGGCCTGCGCGTACTTGACGAACATAGTCTTACGGACGAAGAAGTAGCGAAAGTTCATGGCGAGCGTCAGGTACGGGTTCATGTGCTGCTCGAACGGCAACTCGATGTTCAACCCGATCGACGGTGCACCCGCCTCGTACGCGCCCTTGTTGGTCGCCTCCATCGCCCCGGGTCCGCCTCCGGTGATGACGGCGAA from Gordonia humi encodes:
- a CDS encoding TIGR00730 family Rossman fold protein, producing MSDTVRAVCVYCASGPVDAEYLRLAADTGTAIAEAGFTLVSGGGNVSMMGSVARAARAAGGSTLGIIPEHLMAKEVADLDADEMVVTETMRERKRLMEERSDAFITLPGGIGTLEEFFETWTGGYLGEHDKPVIMVNHRGFYDPMLAWLDDLSSRGFVSARSLERLIVVETAADAVAELTHR
- a CDS encoding TIGR00730 family Rossman fold protein produces the protein MADDPRPAQSQLDDDVPAEVVRQVGAAQVRLPGNAEQVPTDRGLLQWVDPRNPDHRAHRTVRDSWRVLRIQSEFVAGFDALEDVAEAVTVFGSAREEPGSPGYERAVELGRLLGEAGFAVITGGGPGAMEATNKGAYEAGAPSIGLNIELPFEQHMNPYLTLAMNFRYFFVRKTMFVKYAQAFVCLPGGFGTLDELSEALTLVQTGKVLRFPIVLIGRDFWGPLVDWIRTTLVAEGKISSGDLDLVTLVDTPAEAVRAVCEKAVRA